The nucleotide window GTACCCCTACGATGCATTCTACCTGACATGGGAGGTTACAACTTGTGCCTGCAAGTGCAGTACCGCGTCAACAGTCCTGGACTATTACAAGTCACTTACCGACTAGGTAAGACAGCTTCACCCAAGAAGTAGTTCTGCCAATGAAATCCGGATTGCCCCTTTCCATTGAGAATACGACTAGTCCATCAGTAATGCCGGATCGTCCCTCTTGGTCCTGGCAAACCGGGAGATTCGAGAACGATAGATAGCCTTCGACCGCCCCCCCTTTGCTTGCAGGTACAGAGTAGTGAGATGGCAATTGATCCATCCCCCTAGGCGTTGAGTTACCGAAACTCTAGACCAGGGCGAATTCTGAAGACTCAACGCCGATCCCCAACGCGGCCCTCCCCATTCGTCCGTCCGCACCGCACCAGGATAGGCCGACAAACGACCATTTCCTCGGAAGCCCCTCCGGCCGAACAGCATACGTTGTACATGACTCTCTGCTCTCCCCGAAACGGTCATCAAAGAACGCCCCTCTTCGACTCCGGCCGGAAAGCCGGGAACGGCTTACGCGCGCCAACACCCAAGCCGCCGTCTCTCAGCCCTCCCCAAAATAAAAAAACGCCACGAAAAGCGAGCCATGCCGCATTCCGACCAGAACTCCGGTAGCGCCCCggtcagcggcggcgacgaacTTTTGAAATATTTACAGATTTCAGgcaaagggagggggggcttgtTGCTAGAGTGTGCCATAGTCGGTGGCGAGGCTGAACGCTAGATGGAGCCGGAACCTGCATAGTGGAGGGAAAATCGCGTGGCATCGACAGAGAGGCGCGCGATGCCAGGGCACTGGCCCCCATGGGGGtaagggggaggggggctttCCACCGACGATTCTATTGCCGTATGGAGGATCGTCAAGCAGACGTGACGGGTGGCGATGGTACGACTCTTCTCTTTGATCGGGGGCGGTGATCACCGCGCGAAACGCTCATTGAACCGCCAGGTCTATATTAGCCCTGGGAGGAATTAGGGGTAATAATACAGGAGATAGGATAGAACCTATTGAAACGCCGTCTCAGTAAGCTAAGCTGCGAATGGCGAGGATGTTTTGTAGAAATCGAACGACCACGGATGGCTGTCGTCCTGAGAGACCACAACCCACGGCGGCATCGATGACGCCAACTCACACTGCGTGTAATAATTAACGCGGACTCGGAGGCGGTACCAGACCAGGCTTCCTCCTGAGATGACTTCTGCTTCTTCATGGGTCAATAACTCCCCATCAACATACTGTACCATAGCGTTGAAGGCGTATCGAACCACGGCCCTGGCATCTCGAGGCTTAGATGAACGACGGCAACGTCCACAGTTTGATTTGGATTTCCCTTCCACCCCCGGAGCAGCACAGCACCCGGGTTGTTCTGACTCGGACTATGTCTGTTCACCTCGAGTTCCTCGGCCCGCGTCAACTGTGGTGGTCGACTCCAACGGTGTTGCAGCGGCTTGCTTGGTGAGAGATGGGGCTGTCAGCAAGTTGGgatgtcgaggccgagaggcgTTTGCCGCAACGCAACGTAACAAAGCCACACTGGCTGGGCTTATGCTCATTCTAATCGACTTCGGGATATGCCGATTCatcaaaaaaaaaaaaaaaagaaactTATAAAAAAGAAAATAAAGAAAATGGCACGTCACTGTGTCAACTGGAGCCGTCCCGTCCGTCCCCCTTACCATGCTCAACCGACACCCAGGCTGCCCGATACCGATATCTTCCGGACCGAgttggtggtgttgggcAAAAAGATACAGCTTGCTTATTCCGGCGGCCAAAGCCCTGGCTAGATCTCGCAAGTGGGCGCAGATCATCAGcggtccccccccctcatgTCTCACCCACCCGCGGATGCCTGTCTTGTTTGCGTGATGAAAGCGAGGGCCACACCTACACACAcactgtctctctctctctctatctctctctctaaaGATGAAAGGAAACGAAgtgggggggaaggggatgggAATGGAGATGGGAGGTCCGGATCCGACCAAGACCCGATTTCTCTAGCACCACCAGCTACCAAGGACACACAGAAACGAATTGTCACTGAGCTCCGTCATGCCTTGAGTCGTAGCCGCAGATCCCTCTCGACGGATGTGCTCTTAGGGAGACCCCGGCTTGTCCTTGGCAACCCTTCTTCCCACACCCAGGACGGTTCGGCGGCGCGCGCTGTCTGTCCGAGCGAAACCCCTCTCCTGTCCccctctgcccccccccccccccctcaaacCCGCTGATTCGCCAATTCCCGCTCGTTCTTGGAAAAAGATTTGTCGGAAATGGCCCCTGCTGGGCATGCAGGACCTGCAGGGGACGACGCATAAACGCGGCGGGGGGGCATGCGTGTGTCTTGTTCGTCCCATTGAATGTTTGCTTCCCTTTTTGGGCCACCTCAAACATTTGGAAAGCTTCATGGCTGCCGAGAAGGGAAATAGGTTTGAATTGCCTGAGACTGTTGTGTTGCGTAATTACGTTGCCCGTCTgctttccccttctccccttccctcatcctcttcgtTCTCCTCTGACCGCCGAGATGAAGCCAAGTAAGTCCCATGGGCACGGCCTTTTCGATTTCGTGATGATCTGGTGTCTAATTTGCATAGCCGAAAAACACGAACGCCAAGAGGAAAGCtgcgaggaagaaggggggggcgggggaaCATGCGCGTCATGCCAGTCATGCCAGAAGCGTACAACGTCCATATGCGTCATGCACGCTCAGTCTCTAAAAACGCTGCTGCAGACTgcagaagaagacaagaagAAACAAAGCAAGAAACGAATAAGAAtaagaaaagagagaaagaggggggaggggaaacgGCATCACTTCCCTCCTCCCATCGCGATGAGTTTGTGTGTTTGCCtgccttgttcttgttgttgcgTTCATGATTACCAGCGGAGCACTCCGTACTTTAGATTGCTTTTCTTCcccatgcatgcatgctttctattcttttcttttctttttatgcttttctttttcttttgcaGGGCTTTCGTAGGCCTCGCACTCTATTCGGTTGATCGGCTTGTGGAGTCGAATGGAGTGAGTCTAATTCATCTGCTAGGGGGAAAAGTTGGGGAATCAGACCAGGTCCCCTGTCCATTGTATCAACTGTAATGTTCTTCCCAAACAATACCGGTCCCACTGCCCATCCCATGGTCCTGTGGTGGGCAGATCgaaggaaaaagagagagagagagagggagaaagaggggaAGACAGACGGACAGACATACAGATACAGGTACAAGTAGACATATACATGTAGACAGACCCTGCACTCTCTCCAAAGTTCCCCCTTCTCGTGACATCTGTTAAACTCAAAAGCACAATCCACCTGTCGCGAGTCGATCGAATCTTTTGAACTTTGAGCACACACCCGTTGCTTgcccgtcccccccccccccccccctcaacTTAATGCACCCGCGGCTGCCAAATAcccggggggaggggagggaggaggggagagagagagagagcatcTCGACAAGCTCACGCCAGTGCCAGACGCCAATGCTcgtttcttttttcccccaAGTGAAACAAGTTcgagggaaaaaagagggCCAAAGACTCGAAAGAGAACGAAACCCCCCCGGACTAGCCTGTTCCAACCGCTTCCGGAGCGACATTCCCACGTGTGCAAGGGGAGCCACCCTGGCGCTGACGGCTTGTCCTCCAGACCGAGAGGACCTTGCAGGGTGAAGGCGTGGCGTGCCGTGGCGTGCTGGCGTGCCACCGATTTCTGGCTTCTCGGGGCTACTCAAACTCAACACCCCTCCCAGTACCCCCCAGCCGGTGTCATCTCAGATCAGACGGCCGGCTTTGTTGGTGTGTTTGTATctgtgtgtgggtgtgtgggtgtatgtgtgtatgtatgagagagagtgtgtgtgtgtgtgtgccgGGCCTCGAACACATTTATCATTCCCCTgtttcctcctcccccccccacaccCGTGACCCCTCCGCTCTTCTCTCGCCCGAATCCCAGGTCTTCGTCTCTTACAACGTTGGTTCGAACGTTGTTCCGCCAATTCCAGACCGtgtcgacgacaacgacgagtACGGCCGGTGAGACGCAAGTACGACGCGTGCGACAACCCGACGACAACCAACGACGCTGGGGAAGGGTCTtcaaggaagaagaagggagaCGGACGGGCCTTGCGGTAGAGGAAAAAAGGGGAGGACGCCGCAAAACAAAAACTATGCCAACGGCACCAGCTTCGAGTCCTGTCACGAACCCCGGGTGCCAATGGTCAACATCGTCGAACTGCTCGGCAAGGCCGACAACCTCAGCGACCCCGAGCCGGCTCTGAACAGTCGATCGGCGGTCCTGGGCATGGTCATATCCTTTCTGGTGAGCGATGGAATGCCTTTCGACCGAGGGACATCTCTTCCCTCGTGCAAGTTCACAGCCGGCCCCGTACTGACGCCTCTTCCCGTTTAGATCCTTGCCTGGATGTGTGGCTTATTCCGGCTTTACGTCCGGTATTTTGTGCTCCGGTGTCCGGGATGGGATGATTACTTTGTTATGTTATCTTTGGTATGTCACTTCACGTCACTTCACGTCACTTCAAGTCACGTCACGTCAGGGCAAACGGTTCGATAATGTCTATGTCTAACACGCCTTTCTCATCGAAACAGCTCACGAGCTTGCTTTTGTCTGCCGCGACCTGCTCAGGTATGTCTCtccggccgtcgtcctcttTTGCTCCGTCTCCCCGTGCTGGCGGTGAGCTGACCCCATCCCCCCAGCCACGAACTACGGACTGGGAAAACACTTCATCTCGCTCGGCATCATGGGCATCCAGGACTTCATCCGGGCCTTTTACATCTGCAACGGCGCGTACCCGATGGCCACCGCCCTCATCAAGCTGGCCCTGCTGTTCCAGTACCTGCGCATGTTCGAGCCCGCCACCAAGTCGCGCTACgtcaccctcttcttcatcgtcttcaCCGCCGCCTGGGGCGTCGCCTACTCCTTTCTCGCCTGGGTGCCCTGCATCCCCGTCTCGGCCTTCTGGgacttcttctccgtcaCCGAAGCCCGCTGGGCCTTTGGCTCCCGCGACCCGGAAGTCTTTGCCCGCAGCTTCGAGAGCCACGTCGGCATCAACGTGGCGCTGGACCTGATCGTTTTCGCCATCCCGATACCCCTGTTCCTGCGGGCCGGGCTTCTGACCAAGACTAGATGGAGCTTGTTCGGCCTGTTTATCATGGGCGTGCTGTAagtctttctctctctctctgtctctgtccctctctctctctctctcacacacacacacacacacacacaccctccaTACTTACCGTCTGACTCGCTAGTGTCAACATTCTTGGAATCTTCCGTCTCATCGGCATCTTCCACTCACGGGCCGGCACGTACCCGACCCTCGACCCCAGCTGGTACGGCTGCGTGCCCAtcgtgctcgccgccgtcgaggtcaacCTCGCCACCATCTGCGCCTCGCTGCCCGTCTTCTGGCCGACGCTGCAGAAGAACCTCGGCCAGATCTTCATCACCAAGGAGGTCGAGATCACCTCCGAGATCCGCCGGTTCAGCACCCTCGAGGACGGGgaccccgccgccgccgagctcggcgactTCTCGCCGCGCAGGCCGTCCAAGGCCCTCGGCTCCAACCCCAACGCGAGGTGGTACACCGACACCCTCAGCCTGGCGAGGTCGACCAAGACCGAGGTGGAGTCGAGGGGGCTTGCGACCAAGGCGAGCGAGAAATCTCTCTTCTCCGAAGGGCTGAAGAGGATACAGGAAGACCGAGAGTCCAAGGACCATCTGGTGTCTTCACCATCCCGTAGTCGTTTACGGACAGAGTGACGTGTTAATTTCAGGATGAAAAAGAACTTTGCCTTCACTACTCGCCTGGTCCCCATCGTGCTGCATATGGTGTTAATGCCGTCTCTATACCCCCCCCTTGTGTGAGTGGACTTGTGGCAATGCCGCTTCTTGTCTTGTTTTCTCTTGAACCAAAAGCCTTGCCGTTCTGTGGTAGATCCAGTCGTgttttccctcttcttttgGGGATTTCGTCGCGGAATTTACTACAACTAACTACGGCTGGCTGTGATTTCAACAAGCTGATTGTACGAAATAAGCATATCTTTATCCGATGGATCATTGTCTGCAACATCTTACCGAAGACAATACCACCGTGGCTCGGGCATCATCGTCCCTATCCACAAAACTCAAATGGAAACGGCTCAGCCCAAGTAATActgacacacacacacacacacacacacacaccacctCCCCCAAAGGGATTTATTTTACCTTTCCAGAAGACACCCGTTATTGGATTGCTAGGACGCAACCACTTTACATTGAATCATGCCTGGCTTATGATTTAAAGTGCCGCAACAGCCGTCAAAGACCACTTCTGCAAAGAGCAAAAACAGCCCACTGCAGATAGCCGTCCCAACACCGGACAAGCACGTCCGTGCAAAATTCAGCACAAACGGAAGCATGAATGATCGGGTATCCAGTGACGGGAGTCTCGGCAACGTTGTCAGAAAGCTTCAACAGCGAGGCAactcccctcctccccttttACGGACGACCGTCTCGCCCGCGCGAGCCAGTCTACGGCCATGGCCGAACTGCCAGTGCCGGATATGGCACGTCGATGTGTGGTAGCTGATTCGTTTATCGAAATACAAAAAAAAATGTGAAGAAACCACCAGCAGCCTTGGAGGCTGAAACCAAGCAaacctttttcttcttcttcttttcttctttcttggCACCTCGGAGAAACTGGCCTCTGCCCACAGCCCATGATTCGTTTCGCATACTGTCCCAGTGCGCCGCAAAAGAGGGAATCGTCAGTGGAGGACAACCTTTCGGGCCTTCTGGTTCGAGACGTGATTAGGTTTGCGTTTAGTCATATTTGGACTGCGGAATGTGACCGAGTTAAACCTCCGCGGGGAAGTCGGCACATCTCTCGCAACCCAACCACACCGCCAGGCCTCTGCAGTGAGTTCCGAGTAGAGAGTCAGGTCGCCGCCTATTTCAAAGTTTTGCTATGCTGTGTATGTAGAGACCTGGACTCGCCTCAAGCTTGTCGCCAAGAGAGAACAGCCAATGGGTTTATTTATCCCGTAAGGCGCTGACGACACGGGAAAGATCTGAAGTTGGATCGAACAAAGGGCGGTAGAATTTCCATACATGCCAAGGAGCTTGAATATCCAGTCAGATCGCAACCCCTCTTCCGACTCAAGTCGACAGGCACAGACGTCAGGACTCATAGGCATAGAGATGTCCGCCAAAGGGTGCTCGCGAACTCATCCGTCTGCACGACTGCCGACACCTGACATCTCCGCCGGAGTCTCTGACGGGAAACCTCGTCGCTTCCACTGTCCTTGAACAGCTTTCCAAAGGGTGTCCTCCCGATGGGGGAAGCTCTCCCTGTATGAACACTGGCTTTGCAACTGCGAGTCAGACGAGAGCACGTCAGCCAACCGTGCCAAGCCGGGAGTTTTTGTTTGGCATACCATCAAGGTTAGGAGTGGAAGGGCACCCTAAGAAGAGAAACACTCCTCGAATCATTGTCGCTAGTTGTGACACTATAACTGACTTATCGTTCGCGCATGAGGATGGTGGTTGGTGGGTGGTGTACGTTGAAGCCAATTTACTCCGTGGGATAGGTAGCATATGGATGGACACATCTGCGAAGTCATCCTTTCGAGTCTTTGCATCTaatcacacacacacacacaccacctCGTTCTTTCCTTTGGTAACCGACACGAAACTTATTTTAGTCTTGATCCTTGGCGAAAGAGAGTTGATGCCACTCGCACCTGATGAGCGGGTTACTTATTCCTTTCTACGCATCTTGGTGGCTGGTTCCTGCATCTCCGGCCCTTGGGGTTCTGTGAGAGTCTACAATCCCAGGCCAtaaccaaccaaccaactTGCATTGCGTTTTGGCGTCGAGTTGTCTTcgctggccgtcgacgaaaTCACAATGTGTGGAGGCTAGGCAGagagaacccccccccccccccccccccttccaatGCCTTGTCTCAACACTTTTCAACCCCCTTGCCTAGGCCATGGACAATTTCTCCAG belongs to Colletotrichum higginsianum IMI 349063 chromosome 5, whole genome shotgun sequence and includes:
- a CDS encoding Integral membrane protein: MVNIVELLGKADNLSDPEPALNSRSAVLGMVISFLLTSLLLSAATCSADPIPPATNYGLGKHFISLGIMGIQDFIRAFYICNGAYPMATALIKLALLFQYLRMFEPATKSRYVTLFFIVFTAAWGVAYSFLAWVPCIPVSAFWDFFSVTEARWAFGSRDPEVFARSFESHVGINVALDLIVFAIPIPLFLRAGLLTKTRWSLFGLFIMGVLVNILGIFRLIGIFHSRAGTYPTLDPSWYGCVPIVLAAVEVNLATICASLPVFWPTLQKNLGQIFITKEVEITSEIRRFSTLEDGDPAAAELGDFSPRRPSKALGSNPNARWYTDTLSLARSTKTEVESRGLATKASEKSLFSEGLKRIQEDRESKDHLVSSPSRSRLRTE